The following coding sequences lie in one Gloeocapsa sp. PCC 73106 genomic window:
- a CDS encoding M48 family metallopeptidase, with amino-acid sequence MVLISGLGFLTSTVFLLFELLRNPAPAPQATTETQSELEQLKAQEQGYQLVLEREPDNTTALQGLVEVRLQLNDLEGAIAPLEKLIALYPQEENLKMLLGTIQQQLAAKKQK; translated from the coding sequence ATGGTGCTAATTTCTGGTCTAGGTTTTTTAACTTCTACAGTTTTTTTACTCTTTGAATTGTTGCGTAACCCTGCTCCTGCACCTCAAGCTACTACAGAAACTCAGTCGGAATTAGAGCAACTCAAAGCTCAAGAACAAGGTTATCAGTTGGTCCTTGAGAGAGAACCAGACAATACAACAGCGCTACAGGGTCTAGTAGAGGTACGATTACAGCTTAATGATCTAGAAGGAGCGATCGCCCCTTTAGAAAAGTTAATCGCCCTCTACCCCCAGGAAGAAAACTTAAAAATGCTCTTGGGTACTATTCAACAACAACTAGCTGCTAAAAAGCAAAAATAA
- a CDS encoding aspartate-semialdehyde dehydrogenase, with protein MADEVRVAILGATGAVGTEIIQLLETRQFPVSELRLLASSRSVGKTLSFKQEQIPIQPLEADAFDGIDIVLASAGGSISQTWLPQAVAAGAVAIDNSSAFRMDPTVPLVVPEINPEQVYQHRGIIANPNCTTILLGVCVWPLHQVQPIKRLIVSTYQSASGAGAQAMAELKVQARAILNGETPPTQAFPYPLAFNLFPHNSPLNAAGYCQEETKMVNETRKIFNEPGFSLSATCVRVPVLRAHSEAVNLEFASPFAVDKAREILSVAPGVKLVEDWEANYFPMPIDATGQDDVLVGRIRQDISHPNGLELWLCGDQIRKGAALNAVQIAELLV; from the coding sequence TAGGAGCTACTGGCGCGGTGGGAACGGAGATTATCCAACTGTTGGAAACTCGTCAATTTCCAGTCAGTGAGTTAAGGCTGTTAGCGTCATCTCGTTCGGTTGGCAAAACTCTGAGCTTCAAACAGGAGCAGATTCCTATACAACCTCTAGAAGCTGATGCTTTTGATGGAATAGACATCGTACTGGCTTCAGCCGGTGGCTCTATTTCCCAAACCTGGTTACCCCAAGCCGTAGCCGCGGGAGCCGTAGCTATTGATAATTCTAGCGCCTTTAGAATGGATCCTACGGTGCCTTTAGTTGTACCAGAAATCAATCCCGAACAGGTGTACCAGCATCGTGGTATTATAGCTAATCCAAATTGTACCACTATATTACTAGGGGTTTGTGTTTGGCCTCTACATCAGGTGCAACCGATTAAACGTCTAATTGTATCTACTTATCAATCGGCTAGTGGTGCGGGTGCTCAAGCTATGGCTGAGTTAAAAGTACAAGCAAGAGCGATTTTAAATGGAGAAACTCCACCTACGCAAGCTTTTCCTTATCCTTTGGCATTTAATTTGTTTCCCCATAATTCGCCTTTAAATGCGGCGGGTTACTGTCAGGAAGAGACGAAAATGGTGAATGAAACTCGTAAAATATTTAATGAGCCAGGATTTAGTCTCAGTGCTACTTGTGTTAGAGTTCCCGTATTGCGCGCCCATTCTGAAGCGGTTAATCTAGAATTTGCTAGTCCTTTTGCGGTAGATAAAGCTAGAGAAATTCTCAGCGTAGCGCCGGGAGTTAAGTTAGTAGAAGACTGGGAAGCTAACTATTTTCCTATGCCCATTGACGCCACTGGACAAGATGATGTCTTAGTAGGGCGCATTCGTCAAGATATTTCCCACCCTAATGGTTTAGAATTGTGGCTATGTGGCGACCAAATTCGCAAAGGGGCAGCTTTAAATGCTGTACAAATCGCAGAATTGTTAGTATAA
- a CDS encoding ribonuclease J has translation MRKKTEQKPNLKIIPLGGLHEIGKNTCVFEYEDEIILLDAGIAFPTDEMHGVNVVLPDMTYLQENQHRIKGMVVTHGHEDHIGGIAYHLQQIDIPVIYGPRLAMCLLQDKLQEAGLLERTKLHNVSPREIVRIGSSFYVEFLRNTHSIADSYTIALHTPIGVVIHSGDFKIDHTPVDGEHFDLQRLAEHGEKGVLALLSDSTNAEIPGHTPSESSVYPNLDRVFSQAQGRIMLTTFASSVHRVNIVLSLAEKHDRKVAVVGRSMLNVIAHARNLGYIKCRDDLFVPLRQSNSLPEEKIVILTTGSQGEPLSALTRISKGEHRDLKIRQGDTVIFSANPIPGNTIAVVNTIDRLMKMGAHVVYGRHLGIHVSGHGAQEDHKLMLALTKPKFFVPVHGEYRMLIKHSETAQSMGISPENILIIDNGDIIELTEDSIEIVGKVQSGIKLVDREGIVHEQVMQDRQQLAEDGVITVAATVDWEGKLIAKPEINLRGVVTNIDQSLLKELILRAVEKTASDRWQEFSQTVDDEIQVQWNFLKQEIESSLRRLIKRETQTVPLLVFLLQHPEKSEKPAESKVYRRKRPTASIAS, from the coding sequence ATGCGTAAAAAAACAGAGCAAAAACCAAACCTAAAAATTATTCCTTTAGGTGGGTTACACGAAATTGGCAAAAATACTTGTGTCTTCGAATACGAAGATGAAATCATTTTACTAGATGCAGGTATCGCTTTTCCTACGGATGAAATGCACGGGGTTAATGTTGTCCTTCCGGACATGACCTATTTACAAGAAAATCAGCACCGGATCAAAGGAATGGTAGTCACCCATGGACATGAGGATCATATCGGAGGTATCGCTTACCATCTGCAACAAATTGACATACCAGTAATTTATGGTCCTCGTCTGGCGATGTGCTTACTGCAGGATAAACTACAAGAAGCAGGATTGTTGGAGCGCACTAAATTACATAACGTTTCACCTCGTGAGATCGTGAGAATCGGTTCATCATTTTACGTAGAATTTCTGCGCAATACTCACTCCATCGCCGATAGTTATACCATCGCTCTCCATACCCCTATCGGTGTAGTAATTCACTCTGGAGACTTCAAAATCGACCACACCCCAGTAGATGGGGAACATTTTGACTTACAGAGATTAGCAGAGCACGGAGAAAAAGGGGTATTAGCTCTACTGAGCGACTCTACTAATGCCGAAATACCTGGTCACACCCCATCAGAAAGTTCCGTCTATCCCAATCTAGATCGCGTCTTTAGTCAAGCTCAAGGACGAATCATGTTGACGACTTTCGCTTCTTCGGTACACCGTGTTAATATCGTTCTGAGTTTAGCGGAAAAACACGATCGCAAAGTAGCGGTAGTGGGTCGATCCATGCTCAACGTCATTGCTCATGCTCGTAACCTGGGCTATATCAAGTGTCGAGATGACTTGTTCGTACCTTTAAGACAGAGTAACAGTCTCCCTGAGGAAAAAATCGTGATTCTCACCACAGGATCTCAAGGTGAACCTCTTTCTGCTCTAACGCGTATTTCCAAAGGAGAACACCGAGATTTAAAAATTCGTCAGGGAGATACGGTGATCTTCTCAGCTAACCCCATTCCTGGTAACACGATCGCTGTAGTTAACACGATTGATCGCCTGATGAAAATGGGAGCTCACGTGGTTTATGGACGTCATTTAGGTATTCACGTCTCGGGTCATGGTGCTCAAGAAGATCATAAACTGATGTTAGCACTGACTAAGCCCAAATTTTTCGTACCCGTACACGGGGAATATCGGATGTTAATTAAACATTCAGAAACAGCCCAAAGTATGGGTATATCCCCGGAAAATATCCTGATTATTGACAATGGGGATATTATCGAACTAACGGAAGATAGTATTGAAATAGTGGGTAAAGTACAATCGGGTATCAAACTGGTCGATCGCGAAGGGATAGTTCACGAACAGGTGATGCAAGATCGTCAACAACTAGCAGAAGATGGTGTGATTACCGTTGCTGCTACGGTAGATTGGGAAGGTAAGCTCATCGCTAAACCAGAAATTAACCTCAGGGGTGTAGTGACTAATATAGACCAATCTCTACTTAAAGAATTGATTCTGCGAGCAGTGGAAAAAACCGCGAGCGATCGCTGGCAAGAATTTAGTCAGACTGTTGACGATGAGATTCAAGTACAGTGGAATTTCTTAAAACAGGAAATTGAATCGAGTTTACGTCGACTGATCAAACGAGAAACCCAAACGGTGCCTTTGCTCGTTTTCTTGTTACAACACCCTGAAAAATCAGAAAAACCTGCGGAATCTAAAGTTTATCGCCGTAAACGCCCCACTGCTTCTATCGCTTCTTAG
- a CDS encoding DUF29 domain-containing protein has protein sequence MANSLYETDYEQWLESQAIALKERKPDLLDWDNLLELLEMGNPKDVIESNLVILIAHLLKLYVQSDAPDWMTLSWYRSIDEQRNRILKAKSKYKLITKFLPFAIESAYPDAQKLAIKESKFRKLKLRDESEYPLDCPFSLEQILDDDWYPIIAGQ, from the coding sequence ATGGCTAATAGTCTTTACGAAACTGATTATGAACAATGGTTAGAAAGTCAAGCGATCGCCTTAAAGGAAAGAAAGCCCGATTTATTAGATTGGGATAATTTACTTGAATTATTAGAAATGGGTAATCCCAAAGATGTTATTGAAAGTAATTTGGTTATATTAATTGCTCATTTACTTAAGCTTTACGTCCAAAGCGATGCGCCTGATTGGATGACATTAAGCTGGTATCGCTCAATTGATGAGCAGAGAAATCGCATTTTAAAAGCAAAAAGTAAGTATAAATTAATCACCAAATTTCTTCCATTCGCGATTGAAAGTGCTTATCCTGATGCCCAAAAATTGGCGATTAAAGAGAGTAAATTTCGAAAACTGAAATTAAGAGATGAGTCAGAATATCCATTGGATTGTCCATTTTCCCTTGAGCAAATTCTTGATGATGATTGGTATCCAATAATAGCGGGACAATAG
- the dapA gene encoding 4-hydroxy-tetrahydrodipicolinate synthase, producing MSNASWGRVITAMVTPFTADGQVNYGVAEELAAHLVEHGSDGLVLCGTTGESPTLNWEEENELFKVVKQAVGGKAKIIAGTGSNSTSEAIAATQEAAKLGLDASLQVVPYYNKPPQAGIEQHFRAIAAAAPDLPMMLYNIPGRTGQNMTPETIARLAEVENIVAVKEASGNLDEACAIRTLTPDTFAIYSGEDSLTLPMLTVGGMGVVSVASHLVGKEMQGMIEAFVTGKTSLAVEIQLKLYPLFKILFCTTNPIPIKAALRLQGWQVGSLRSPLCDLPLELETKLARVLENLALI from the coding sequence ATGAGTAATGCTTCATGGGGAAGAGTAATCACAGCGATGGTGACGCCCTTTACAGCAGATGGTCAAGTTAATTATGGTGTAGCTGAGGAGTTAGCCGCTCATTTAGTAGAGCATGGTAGCGATGGTTTGGTTTTGTGCGGAACTACCGGAGAATCTCCTACTTTAAATTGGGAAGAGGAAAATGAGTTATTTAAGGTAGTCAAGCAAGCTGTAGGGGGAAAAGCGAAGATAATCGCGGGCACGGGTTCAAATAGCACCAGTGAAGCGATCGCAGCCACGCAAGAAGCGGCTAAGTTGGGGTTAGATGCCTCGTTACAGGTAGTTCCCTACTATAATAAGCCCCCTCAAGCAGGAATCGAGCAGCATTTTCGGGCGATCGCCGCGGCGGCTCCAGATTTACCCATGATGCTCTACAATATACCAGGCCGTACGGGTCAAAATATGACCCCCGAGACTATTGCTAGACTAGCGGAAGTGGAAAACATCGTGGCTGTAAAAGAAGCCAGTGGCAATTTAGATGAAGCTTGCGCGATACGTACCCTAACTCCTGATACTTTTGCCATTTATTCAGGGGAAGACTCTCTGACTTTACCCATGTTAACCGTGGGAGGGATGGGAGTAGTTAGTGTAGCTAGTCACTTAGTAGGTAAAGAAATGCAGGGGATGATTGAAGCCTTCGTCACAGGTAAAACCAGCTTAGCTGTGGAAATCCAGTTAAAATTATATCCCCTGTTTAAAATTTTGTTCTGCACTACTAATCCTATACCGATTAAAGCCGCCTTGAGATTACAGGGTTGGCAAGTAGGATCTCTGCGTTCTCCTTTGTGCGATCTTCCTTTAGAATTGGAAACAAAATTAGCAAGAGTTTTAGAGAATCTAGCTTTAATTTAG
- a CDS encoding type II toxin-antitoxin system VapC family toxin — protein MYLLDTNICIAIFKNNENAVNNFRSKYKQSYLSTLVLGELYKGVYCSSKVEQNLTNINHFVSQLRLIVFDEKAALEFGKIQSELRKIGKPTGHLDALIAGVARSRNDILVTDNTRHFENIANLHLENWLVGRFQGRECL, from the coding sequence ATGTATTTGTTAGATACTAATATTTGTATAGCTATTTTTAAAAACAATGAAAATGCCGTAAATAATTTTCGTTCAAAATATAAACAATCTTATTTATCTACTTTAGTATTGGGGGAATTGTATAAAGGAGTTTATTGTTCAAGTAAAGTTGAGCAAAATTTGACTAATATTAACCATTTTGTCAGTCAGTTAAGATTAATTGTTTTTGACGAAAAAGCGGCTCTTGAGTTTGGTAAAATTCAAAGTGAGTTAAGAAAAATTGGTAAACCAACAGGACATTTAGATGCTTTAATCGCTGGTGTGGCTCGTTCTCGCAATGATATTTTAGTTACTGATAATACTCGTCACTTTGAGAATATTGCTAATCTCCATTTAGAGAATTGGTTAGTAGGTCGTTTTCAAGGTAGAGAGTGTCTGTAA